From Mus musculus strain C57BL/6J chromosome 8, GRCm38.p6 C57BL/6J, a single genomic window includes:
- the Defa28 gene encoding defensin-6 precursor, whose translation MKTLVLLSALALLAFQVQADPIQNRDEESKIDEQPGKEDQAVSVSFGDPEGSSLQEECDALRDRICYCRTSCKKRERLNGTCRKGHLMYKLCCR comes from the exons ATGAAGACACTagtcctcctctctgcccttgcCCTGCTGGCCTTCCAAGTCCAGGCTGATCCTATCCAAAACAGAGATGAAGAGAGTAAAATTGATGAGCAGCCAGGGAAAGAAGACCAAgctgtttctgtctcctttggAGACCCAGAAGGCTCTTCTCTTCAAGAGGAATGTGA CGCGTTGAGAGATCGGATATGCTATTGTAGAACAAGCTGCAAAAAAAGAGAACGCCTGAATGGGACCTGCAGAAAGGGTCATTTAATGTACAAGCTCTGCTGCCGCTGA
- the Defa28 gene encoding defensin-6 isoform X1 gives MKTLVLLSALALLAFQVQADPIQNRDEESKIDEQPGKEDQAVSVSFGDPEGSSLQEESR, from the exons ATGAAGACACTagtcctcctctctgcccttgcCCTGCTGGCCTTCCAAGTCCAGGCTGATCCTATCCAAAACAGAGATGAAGAGAGTAAAATTGATGAGCAGCCAGGGAAAGAAGACCAAgctgtttctgtctcctttggAGACCCAGAAGGCTCTTCTCTTCAAGAGGAAT CGCGTTGA